The genome window AACAGCACGGTTCCGATCGAAAACGAACAATTTGAGCACACTTTGGAAGGAAACGCCGCTCCGGTACTTTCAGCAAAACGTTTATATCGCATGAATTGCTCAGTGGGCTCTTAAGTCCAGTCTTAACAGCTCAAACTCACGGGATAAATGGAATGTCGCGACTACTCGCCTCGGAGAAATCCTGGAGCCCATGCCGCAAGTTCATCAATTCGATTGAACGCGTTTGCAGCAGCAGCCACTTCTGCAATGATGGTGGAATTGGCAAAAGGTGTGCTTCCGTCGCTGCGCTGCTCGTCCGAAACCTCGCGAAAACCTAGTTCACCGTAAATGCCTATCTCGACCCGCGGCTTTCTCTGCGGAACGAAGGGTGGTGCATCATGCCAGTCAGGCGGCCGGAACCGAGGGACTTTTCCTCACTGGGGCTAGCGGCTTTGATAACGAGCGATCCGGTTTGATATCCAACAGCGGTGTTTCATCCAGGCAGTCAAGGCCACGTACGGCAATCGAGTTTCCAGATACTCGTTCCACCTTCACGATCGACGTTCCGATCGGATTGGGCCTCACAGGTGATCGCAGAGAGAAAGCGCCGTGAATCTCTCCATCGTCAGCGGGACTTAGTAGGACAATATCGCGCGGTGACTCGTGCAGCCAATAAAGAACTTCAAGCTTCGCATACACCTCGACACCCTTCAGCGCCAAGGCCCAAGGTTCCGAAATCTCAAGCGTGCATAGTGGCCCCGATTCACTGCCCTGCCGAGGAGTGTCAGCTCGACTTTTCCAGGGGGTCCGGATCTTTCCAACAAAGAAAAGCGATGCGTCACCGTCTTCGGGTAGCGCGACCGCAACTTCATTTGTTCGCAATCTGGTTGAGTGCATAACAGCTCCTGCCAAGTTTAGTGAGCCAACAGATTTCGCTTCGCTCCCAAATCTTGTAAGAGGTGAGTTAACCGGTCATTTCAGGTTCGCCGTATTTCATTTCAATTGTAATATGCTTCTGCCGACGCAGGCTGCGCGGCTTTGCGGTACTCAAACCGCCCCGCTCACCAATGATGACCCCAGATAATCCCGTCTAGCGCAATCGAACGGATGCCGTGACTGCCGTTCCAAGGCGATCACTCCGTTGGCTTAAAAGATGCGCGGTACCGCCGATGAGGGGGACGTTGAACGACTGCTGGCAAATCTGACGACATCTGCTTTCAGCCCGAAGCCCCGACATGTGAAGTAATTTCAATGTAAATATAACAGCATTAGCACTGCAAGAGTTGTTCTTCTTCTCTATAGAGGTTTCAAGTCTATTAAATCCTCAATATCTTCGAGAATGTGAGTGGGATTGCTGCAGGCCAAAGCCTCTCTCTTGGCATAACCCCACGTAACTCCCGCGGAGGCAATGTTTTGACTCGTCGCTGCCTCAATATCACGAACCTCATCTCCGACAAGAAGGACTTCATTCCGGGACTTTTTGCACCGGCGAAGTATCTTATTGATCCTTTTGCCCTTCCCAAATACCGGCGAGCTACCCTCTATATAAGCAAAGTATCTCTCCAATGGCCCGAGCACGCGCTGAATATTTTCAATGCTGTTCGAACTTAAGATTGCAAGCTCCACCCCTTGATCTTGGAGGAGAAATAAGACCTTTTCTGTCCTAGGGAACATATCGAACGTTGCTTCGCGAGCCAGTTTACGCAAATCTCTCACGATCAGAGGAACGCGCCATACCGGTACTCTCAGCCATTTCAAAACCTGGCAAACTGAAAGGCCACGCAGATATTCAATCTGAGTGTCGCTGGGCGTTACAAATCGGTGTCGTTCGGACATTTCCCTCAGAGCGCTTATCATCCAGGCGCTGCTGTCGGCCAATGTACCATCAAAATCAAATATTATTA of Agrobacterium vitis contains these proteins:
- a CDS encoding HAD family hydrolase, with translation MAKSDAYRLIIFDFDGTLADSSAWMISALREMSERHRFVTPSDTQIEYLRGLSVCQVLKWLRVPVWRVPLIVRDLRKLAREATFDMFPRTEKVLFLLQDQGVELAILSSNSIENIQRVLGPLERYFAYIEGSSPVFGKGKRINKILRRCKKSRNEVLLVGDEVRDIEAATSQNIASAGVTWGYAKREALACSNPTHILEDIEDLIDLKPL
- the tsaA gene encoding tRNA (N6-threonylcarbamoyladenosine(37)-N6)-methyltransferase TrmO — translated: MHSTRLRTNEVAVALPEDGDASLFFVGKIRTPWKSRADTPRQGSESGPLCTLEISEPWALALKGVEVYAKLEVLYWLHESPRDIVLLSPADDGEIHGAFSLRSPVRPNPIGTSIVKVERVSGNSIAVRGLDCLDETPLLDIKPDRSLSKPLAPVRKSPSVPAA